GGACAAGACGAGTCCAGCGCAACCTTCTCTTGGCGATCTGACTATGCGGGCCAAGAGTTCGTCCGCGTCACACCTGTCGACCAACCAGACGCCACGCAGCAAGTCCCTGCATACGACGTCGATGCCGGCGCCGACCTTTTCGATTCCAAGCACGCCGAGATCACCGGCTTGACCCCAGCAACCTCGTACTCCTACCAGATCGGGTCAGATGAGGGCGGTTGGTCCAACGCATACGAGTTCACCACCGACGATGGCGACGACACTTGGAATTTCCTTGCCTTTGCCGACGCACAAATCGGTGTCGATCTAAAGATCGAAGAAAATGGCCAGGCCTGGCGCGACGCTACCCGCACGGCGACGCAGACCTACCCCGATTCGGCATTCTTGATGCACCTCGGAGACCAGGTCGACGGCTGGGGAGACCAGATCGCCCAGTACGCCCAATTCTTCTCCCCTTCCGAGGTACGCAGCTACCGCACCGGAGTTCTCTACGGCAACCACGAGGACTATCAGCTGGGTCAAAAATACTTCGACGAGCATTACAACCTGCCGAACGAAACCGATAACAACGCCAACTACTTCTTCGAGCACAACAACGCCCTGTTCATCGGTATCAACTCGATGTCCAGCGCCCCTGCGGACATCCAACGCCACCAAGAATTCATTCGCCAGGTGGTCGCGCAGCGCGGTGGCGACAAGGCTGGATCATCGCTGGCATGCACCACGCTCCTTTCTCCCAAGGCAGCCACACCCACGACGACGATGTCATCGCTCTGCGCGAGGGGCTTGCCCCTGTCTTCTCCGA
The Corynebacterium breve genome window above contains:
- a CDS encoding fibronectin type III domain-containing protein — its product is MGRTIPVAIMTALAVGATSIAGVPVAQAQSHPIYRTMLGIGQDESSATFSWRSDYAGQEFVRVTPVDQPDATQQVPAYDVDAGADLFDSKHAEITGLTPATSYSYQIGSDEGGWSNAYEFTTDDGDDTWNFLAFADAQIGVDLKIEENGQAWRDATRTATQTYPDSAFLMHLGDQVDGWGDQIAQYAQFFSPSEVRSYRTGVLYGNHEDYQLGQKYFDEHYNLPNETDNNANYFFEHNNALFIGINSMSSAPADIQRHQEFIRQVVAQRGGDKAGSSLACTTLLSPKAATPTTTMSSLCARGLPLSSPRLVLT